One genomic window of Quercus robur chromosome 6, dhQueRobu3.1, whole genome shotgun sequence includes the following:
- the LOC126732347 gene encoding uncharacterized protein LOC126732347 isoform X1: MKTETLTLVLVNLAGIMERADESLLPGVYKEVGEALHTDPTGLGSLTLFRSIVQSSCYPLAAYLAVRHNRAHVIALGAFLWAAATFLVAISSTFFQVAVSRGLNGIGLAIVTPAIQSLVADSTDDSNRGMAFGWLQLTGNLGSIIGGLSSVLIASTSFMGIPGWRIAFVLVGLVSVIVGTLVYLFANDPNFSETDRAKGGIHRKSFWLEVKDVIKEAKSVMRIPSFQIIVAQGVSGSFPWSALSFTTMWLELIGFSHKTTALLWTLFIIAASLGGLFGGKMGDLLAKRLPNSGRILLSQISSGSAIPLAAILLLVLPDDPSTGFMHGLVLFVMGLSISWNAPATNNPIFAEIVPEKSRTSIYALDRSFESILSSFAPPVVGILAQHVYGYKPVPKGSSDAVEIETDRENAASLAKALYTAIGLPMAICCSIYSFLYCTYPRDRERARMQELIESEMQQLEEDNSPSREEFAEVHVSETKELNGKERSEVSIKFGGEENLDLDNNDEKSLLSHQQMFLNPGQ; the protein is encoded by the exons atgaaaacagagACATTGACTTTGGTGCTGGTGAATCTGGCTGGTATAATGGAGAGGGCAGACGAGTCATTGTTGCCAGGGGTGTACAAGGAGGTTGGTGAAGCTTTACACACAGACCCAACTGGGTTAGGCTCACTCACTCTGTTCCGATCCATAGTTCAGTCTTCTTGTTATCCACTTGCCGCTTACTTGGCTGTGCGTCACAACCGTGCCCATGTCATTGCTCTCGGCGCTTTTCTCTGGGCCGCCGCCACCTTTCTCGTTGCCATCTCCTCCACCTTCTTCCAg GTGGCAGTTTCAAGAGGTTTAAACGGGATTGGACTTGCAATAGTGACACCCGCCATTCAGTCCCTTGTAGCTGACTCAACTGATGATAGCAACCGTGGTATGGCTTTTGGATGGCTACAACTAACAGGAAACCTTGGTTCTATAATTGGTGGGCTATCTTCTGTATTAATAGCCTCAACATCATTCATGGGCATCCCTGGTTGGAGAATTGCCTTCGTTTTGGTTGGACTAGTAAGTGTCATAGTAGGAACTTTGGTCTACCTATTTGCAAATGATCCAAACTTTTCTGAGACTGATAGAGCTAAAGGTGGAATTCACCGTAAGTCCTTTTGGTTGGAAGTTAAAGACGTAATTAAAGAAGCAAAGTCTGTTATGAGAATCCCATCTTTCCAGATAATTGTGGCACAGGGTGTCTCTGGATCATTCCCCTGGTCAGCATTGTCATTCACGACTATGTGGTTAGAACTTATTGGGTTCTCCCATAAAACAACAGCATTACTTTGGACGCTCTTTATAATTGCTGCTTCACTTGGGGGTCTGTTTGGAGGGAAAATGGGGGATTTGCTTGCAAAACGCTTACCCAATTCTGGGAGAATACTCCTTTCGCAGATAAGCTCAGGTTCTGCCATTCCATTAGCTGCGATTTTACTGCTGGTATTGCCTGATGATCCATCCACAGGATTCATGCATGGGCTGGTTTTGTTTGTAATGGGATTGAGCATATCCTGGAATGCTCCAGCAACTAACAA TCCCATATTTGCAGAGATAGTCCCTGAGAAGTCGCGCACGAGCATCTATGCATTGGATCGATCTTTTGAGTCCATACTATCGTCATTTGCACCCCCTGTAGTTGGAATTTTGGCTCAGCACGTGTACGGTTATAAACCTGTTCCAAAGGGATCATCAGACGCTGTAGAGATAGAAACTGATAGAGAGAATGCTGCATCATTGGCCAAGGCACTCTATACAGCAATTGGCCTTCCAATGGCAATTTGTTGCTCCATCTACTCCTTCCTCTATTGCACATATCCAAGAGACAGGGAGCGGGCAAGAATGCAGGAATTAATAGAATCAGAAATGCAACAACTAGAGGAAGATAATTCTCCTTCAAGAGAAGAGTTCGCTGAAGTTCATGTTTCAGAAACAAAAGAGCTGAATGGCAAGGAAAGAAGTGAAGTCAGCATTAAATTTGGAGGGGAGGAGAATCTTGATTTGGACAACAACGATGAGAAGTCATTGCTTTCCCATCAGCAAATGTTCTTAAATCCAGGACAATAA
- the LOC126732347 gene encoding uncharacterized protein LOC126732347 isoform X2, with protein sequence MKTETLTLVLVNLAGIMERADESLLPGVYKEVGEALHTDPTGLGSLTLFRSIVQSSCYPLAAYLAVRHNRAHVIALGAFLWAAATFLVAISSTFFQVAVSRGLNGIGLAIVTPAIQSLVADSTDDSNRGMAFGWLQLTGNLGSIIGGLSSVLIASTSFMGIPGWRIAFVLVGLVSVIVGTLVYLFANDPNFSETDRAKGGIHRKSFWLEVKDVIKEAKSVMRIPSFQIIVAQGVSGSFPWSALSFTTMWLELIGFSHKTTALLWTLFIIAASLGGLFGGKMGDLLAKRLPNSGRILLSQISSGSAIPLAAILLLVLPDDPSTGFMHGLVLFVMGLSISWNAPATNKDSP encoded by the exons atgaaaacagagACATTGACTTTGGTGCTGGTGAATCTGGCTGGTATAATGGAGAGGGCAGACGAGTCATTGTTGCCAGGGGTGTACAAGGAGGTTGGTGAAGCTTTACACACAGACCCAACTGGGTTAGGCTCACTCACTCTGTTCCGATCCATAGTTCAGTCTTCTTGTTATCCACTTGCCGCTTACTTGGCTGTGCGTCACAACCGTGCCCATGTCATTGCTCTCGGCGCTTTTCTCTGGGCCGCCGCCACCTTTCTCGTTGCCATCTCCTCCACCTTCTTCCAg GTGGCAGTTTCAAGAGGTTTAAACGGGATTGGACTTGCAATAGTGACACCCGCCATTCAGTCCCTTGTAGCTGACTCAACTGATGATAGCAACCGTGGTATGGCTTTTGGATGGCTACAACTAACAGGAAACCTTGGTTCTATAATTGGTGGGCTATCTTCTGTATTAATAGCCTCAACATCATTCATGGGCATCCCTGGTTGGAGAATTGCCTTCGTTTTGGTTGGACTAGTAAGTGTCATAGTAGGAACTTTGGTCTACCTATTTGCAAATGATCCAAACTTTTCTGAGACTGATAGAGCTAAAGGTGGAATTCACCGTAAGTCCTTTTGGTTGGAAGTTAAAGACGTAATTAAAGAAGCAAAGTCTGTTATGAGAATCCCATCTTTCCAGATAATTGTGGCACAGGGTGTCTCTGGATCATTCCCCTGGTCAGCATTGTCATTCACGACTATGTGGTTAGAACTTATTGGGTTCTCCCATAAAACAACAGCATTACTTTGGACGCTCTTTATAATTGCTGCTTCACTTGGGGGTCTGTTTGGAGGGAAAATGGGGGATTTGCTTGCAAAACGCTTACCCAATTCTGGGAGAATACTCCTTTCGCAGATAAGCTCAGGTTCTGCCATTCCATTAGCTGCGATTTTACTGCTGGTATTGCCTGATGATCCATCCACAGGATTCATGCATGGGCTGGTTTTGTTTGTAATGGGATTGAGCATATCCTGGAATGCTCCAGCAACTAACAA AGATAGTCCCTGA
- the LOC126732352 gene encoding uncharacterized protein LOC126732352 yields MAPLVYFSLRKVQLLYLVLLLFTSVFLCACSDSQLPNKQFSGRRKLLELETDEPPKKKTNSLSTKDQIKLSKPSLSSKNQTKLIKSSLSSKNQTKLTKATNSTKLASNVLSKLGFKKLNSTSKIKKLNSTSKATNFNKPNSFSMKKSSDLGKSSTPKNKTTKITTKKDTQSSQPLVEKKLTKLESEKPIKNQQPNKKPNQTKKPTQPSWLDEEDDLVSDFRDLTGLPTKFQRTLIPDLEKFSITSKAYIFKANKEITKGFKPIVGNKYAATIATVVSCAFMLIPLLLVSLIFTKIKAYFSLQKLLIFIQIYLSIYFSILCLSSLVTGLEPLRFFYATSMSTYVCLQLLQTLGYVLYLLLLLMYLILVFSTECGLGSKFLGLAQTFVGFAVGLHYYMAVFHRMVMHQPPKTNWIVHGIYATCFFVICLFANAERRKKAYLEEGGEEGKKS; encoded by the coding sequence ATGGCTCCACTAGTGTACTTCAGTCTCAGAAAGGTACAATTACTTTATCTTGTTCTATTACTCTTTACTTCTGTTTTCCTTTGTGCCTGCTCAGATTCTCAACTTCCCAACAAACAGTTTTCCGGTAGAAGAAAATTGTTAGAACTAGAAACAGATGAGCCacccaaaaagaaaaccaataGCCTATCCACCAAGGACCAGATCAAGCTTAGCAAGCCTAGTTTATCCtcaaaaaaccaaaccaaactcATCAAGTCTAGTCTGTCAAGCAAAAACCAAACCAAGCTCACCAAAGCCACCAATTCTACCAAACTAGCATCCAATGTTTTATCCAAGTTAGGATTCAAGAAGCTCAATTCCACCTCCAAGATCAAGAAGCTCAATTCCACATCCAAAgccacaaattttaacaaaccCAATTCATTTTCCATGAAGAAATCCTCAGATCTAGGCAAATCAAGCACACCCAagaacaaaacaaccaaaatcaccaCCAAGAAAGACACACAAAGTTCACAACCCCTTGTAGAGAAGAAGTTAACAAAGCTTGAATCTGAAAAACCAATCAAAAACCAGCAAccaaataaaaaaccaaaccaGACCAAAAAACCAACACAACCCAGCTGGTTAGACGAAGAGGATGATTTGGTTTCAGATTTCAGAGACTTAACAGGTTTGCCCACAAAGTTCCAACGAACTCTGATTCCAGACCTTGAGAAATTCTCAATCACCTCAAAAGCATACATTTTCAAAGCCAACAAAGAAATCACAAAAGGGTTCAAACCCATCGTTGGAAACAAATATGCAGCCACCATTGCCACCGTAGTTTCTTGTGCTTTCATGTTAATCCCATTGCTTCtagtctctctcattttcactAAAATCAAAGCCTATTTCTCACTCCAAAAGCTCttgattttcatccaaataTACCTCTCCATCTACTTCTCAATCCTCTGCCTCTCCTCGCTGGTCACGGGGCTCGAGCCACTCAGGTTTTTCTACGCTACTTCGATGTCCACCTACGTTTGTTTACAGTTGCTACAGACACTTGGATACGTGTTATACTTGCTGCTGCTTTTGATGTACCTGATTCTTGTCTTCTCAACTGAATGTGGGCTGGGCTCAAAGTTTCTGGGCCTGGCCCAAACCTTCGTGGGCTTCGCCGTTGGGCTGCATTATTACATGGCGGTGTTTCACAGAATGGTGATGCACCAACCGCCCAAGACCAATTGGATAGTTCACGGGATCTATGCCACGTGTTTTTTTGTCATTTGTCTGTTTGCTAACGctgagagaagaaagaaggcCTACTTGGAAGAAGGCGGCGAAGAGGGCAAGAAAAGCTAG